The stretch of DNA GTTGGCGTCCGGATGCTCCTGGGGCAAGGACAAGGAAAGCGCCTCCCCCGCGGGGATGGAGAAGACTGTGGCCAAGGTCGGGAACAAGACGCTGAGCGCGGCGCAGTATGATCTTGAGGTCAGGAAATACAAGTCCATGCTTCAACTGGACAAGACCGGCGCCATGACGGCCCCGCAGGCCGAACATCTGGAAAAGTCCGTCCTCAACAGGATGATAGACGACCTTGCGCTGGAGGCGGAGGCGGAAAAAGAAGGGGTAACCATCTCCAAAGATGAGTTGGAAGAGGAAATCCGCGCTTTGGTGGGGGAATATGACGAGGCTTCGTTGAAACTTTCGATGGAACGGGGCAAGACCACCCTGGAAGAGTGGAAAACGGCGCTGGAAAAGAACATGCGGATAAAAAAGCTGGTCTCCCGGGAGGTTGACCAGAAAATAAAGGTGTCCGAAGATGAAATCAGGCAGTATTTCTCGGAGAACGCCAGGGAGTTCAGGTGGCCGGAGCGCGTGCGCGTGGCCCAGATAATGTTGACCGACGAAATAGCGGCGGCGGAGGCCAAAAGGCTTGTGACGGCCGGTGATGATTTCGCGCTGATAGCCAAGAAATATTCCCAGAGCCCGGACGCCCAGACGGGGGGGGACCTGGGATATTACGCCAAAGGGCAGCTGCCTCCCGAGTTTGAGCATGCCGTGTTCGGACTCAAGGAGGGAAACATTTCGGACGTGGTCAGGTCCACGTATGGGTACCATATATTCAGGGTCCTCAAAAGGGAGACGCCGCGCGCCATGAAGATGGAGGAAGCGCGTGGCAACATGGTTGAAATTTTAACTGC from Nitrospinota bacterium encodes:
- a CDS encoding peptidyl-prolyl cis-trans isomerase codes for the protein MFRQIILAAALAAAMLASGCSWGKDKESASPAGMEKTVAKVGNKTLSAAQYDLEVRKYKSMLQLDKTGAMTAPQAEHLEKSVLNRMIDDLALEAEAEKEGVTISKDELEEEIRALVGEYDEASLKLSMERGKTTLEEWKTALEKNMRIKKLVSREVDQKIKVSEDEIRQYFSENAREFRWPERVRVAQIMLTDEIAAAEAKRLVTAGDDFALIAKKYSQSPDAQTGGDLGYYAKGQLPPEFEHAVFGLKEGNISDVVRSTYGYHIFRVLKRETPRAMKMEEARGNMVEILTAKKREKEFADWLSKVKNSLSVTVYPEALPQRPRR